A DNA window from Ranitomeya imitator isolate aRanImi1 chromosome 2, aRanImi1.pri, whole genome shotgun sequence contains the following coding sequences:
- the LOC138667102 gene encoding zinc finger protein OZF-like isoform X1, with amino-acid sequence MMAKLQHLSSSSSSSSYGSSNDNTPERCPSREDKDVGLVIVKMEETDEEGEENERDDPFYNDEDTPIDFSRSGRDAGNTLEESINFPEKCKMEDYNVVQVNLDNKLVDQSSEPSNIEETFANNSDFAEQDDSYRVRKAFPCPECDKSFAHNSSLITHQRIHTGEKPFPCSECGKRFKQKSDLVRHDKIHTGQKPFSCSHCGKCFTQKSDLIKHEINHTGQKPFPCSECGKSFTRKSVLLRHQRIHTMETPFLCSECGKYFVQKSDLVYHLRIHMGEKPFSCSDCGKSFTQKSDLVIHQRIHTGEKPFSCSDCGKCFTHKTMLINHEKIHTGEKPFPCAECGKCFVQKANLVYHERIHTGEKPFTCIYCGRCFTQKSDLVRHQRIHGEQTNSFA; translated from the exons ATGATGGCGAAACTCCAGCatctttcatcatcatcatcatcatcatcat ATGGATCCAGTAATGACaatacaccagagagatgtcccagtCGCGAGGATAAG GATGTAGGCCTGGTTATTGTTAAGATGGAAGAAACCGATGAAGAAGGGGAAGAAAATGAGAGGGATGATCCGTTCTATAATGACGAAGATACACCTATAGATTTTAGTAGAT CTGGACGAGAtgcagggaacaccttggaggaaaGCATCAATTTTCCTGAAAAATGTAAAATGGAAGATTATAACGTTGTCCAAGTCAACCTAGACAATAAACTGGTGGATCAGTCATCTGAGCCCTCTAATATTGAGGAAACTTTTGCCAATAATTCAGACTTTGCAGAACAGGATGACTCTTACAGAGTTCGTAAAGCATTTCCCTGTCCTGAATGTGATAAATCTTTTGCTCATAATTCAAGTCTTATaacacatcaaagaattcacaccggGGAGAAGCCATTCCCATGTTCAGAGTGTGGAAAGCGGTTTAagcagaaatcagatcttgttcgGCATGACAAAATTCACACTGGACAAAAACCCTTCTCGTGTTCTCACTGTGGCAAGTGCTTTACTCAGAAGTCAGACCTTATTAAGCATGAGATAAATCACACGGGACAAAAACCCTTTCCATGTTCTGAGTGTGGGAAAAGTTTTACTCGGAAATCTGTGCTTTTAAGACACCAGAGAATCCATACTATGGAGACCCCATTcctgtgttcagaatgtgggaagtattTTGTACAGAAGTCCGATCTCGTTTACCATTTGCGAATCCATATGggagaaaagcctttttcatgctctGACTGTGGCAAAAGTTTTACTCAGAAATCGGATCtcgttatacatcagagaattcacacaggggagaagccattttcatgttctgattgtgggaaatgtttcacgCATAAGACCATGCTTATCAATcatgagaaaattcacacaggtgagaaaccCTTTCCGTGCGCagagtgtggaaaatgttttgtgcaaAAGGCAAATCTTGTGTATCATGAGAGgatccacacaggagagaaaccatttacATGTATTTATTGTGGGCGATGTTTCACACAGAAATCAGATCTCGTTCGGCATCAAAGAATTCATGGGGAACAAACAAATAGCTTTGCCTAA
- the LOC138667102 gene encoding zinc finger protein OZF-like isoform X2, producing MMAKLQHLSSSSSSSYGSSNDNTPERCPSREDKDVGLVIVKMEETDEEGEENERDDPFYNDEDTPIDFSRSGRDAGNTLEESINFPEKCKMEDYNVVQVNLDNKLVDQSSEPSNIEETFANNSDFAEQDDSYRVRKAFPCPECDKSFAHNSSLITHQRIHTGEKPFPCSECGKRFKQKSDLVRHDKIHTGQKPFSCSHCGKCFTQKSDLIKHEINHTGQKPFPCSECGKSFTRKSVLLRHQRIHTMETPFLCSECGKYFVQKSDLVYHLRIHMGEKPFSCSDCGKSFTQKSDLVIHQRIHTGEKPFSCSDCGKCFTHKTMLINHEKIHTGEKPFPCAECGKCFVQKANLVYHERIHTGEKPFTCIYCGRCFTQKSDLVRHQRIHGEQTNSFA from the exons ATGATGGCGAAACTCCAGCatctttcatcatcatcatcatcatcat ATGGATCCAGTAATGACaatacaccagagagatgtcccagtCGCGAGGATAAG GATGTAGGCCTGGTTATTGTTAAGATGGAAGAAACCGATGAAGAAGGGGAAGAAAATGAGAGGGATGATCCGTTCTATAATGACGAAGATACACCTATAGATTTTAGTAGAT CTGGACGAGAtgcagggaacaccttggaggaaaGCATCAATTTTCCTGAAAAATGTAAAATGGAAGATTATAACGTTGTCCAAGTCAACCTAGACAATAAACTGGTGGATCAGTCATCTGAGCCCTCTAATATTGAGGAAACTTTTGCCAATAATTCAGACTTTGCAGAACAGGATGACTCTTACAGAGTTCGTAAAGCATTTCCCTGTCCTGAATGTGATAAATCTTTTGCTCATAATTCAAGTCTTATaacacatcaaagaattcacaccggGGAGAAGCCATTCCCATGTTCAGAGTGTGGAAAGCGGTTTAagcagaaatcagatcttgttcgGCATGACAAAATTCACACTGGACAAAAACCCTTCTCGTGTTCTCACTGTGGCAAGTGCTTTACTCAGAAGTCAGACCTTATTAAGCATGAGATAAATCACACGGGACAAAAACCCTTTCCATGTTCTGAGTGTGGGAAAAGTTTTACTCGGAAATCTGTGCTTTTAAGACACCAGAGAATCCATACTATGGAGACCCCATTcctgtgttcagaatgtgggaagtattTTGTACAGAAGTCCGATCTCGTTTACCATTTGCGAATCCATATGggagaaaagcctttttcatgctctGACTGTGGCAAAAGTTTTACTCAGAAATCGGATCtcgttatacatcagagaattcacacaggggagaagccattttcatgttctgattgtgggaaatgtttcacgCATAAGACCATGCTTATCAATcatgagaaaattcacacaggtgagaaaccCTTTCCGTGCGCagagtgtggaaaatgttttgtgcaaAAGGCAAATCTTGTGTATCATGAGAGgatccacacaggagagaaaccatttacATGTATTTATTGTGGGCGATGTTTCACACAGAAATCAGATCTCGTTCGGCATCAAAGAATTCATGGGGAACAAACAAATAGCTTTGCCTAA